A single genomic interval of bacterium harbors:
- a CDS encoding tetrathionate reductase family octaheme c-type cytochrome, translating into MYTKIVRTVSVLAVLSVLLVPAAGWAAYDHSKIEGPFASGPEVTKACLQCHDDQAMDVMKTSHWTWTVKQKIEGSGTVDRGKKNVINNFCVAVTSNEPRCTSCHIGYGWKDASFDFTDKTRVDCLVCHDTTGSYKKNPMGAGMPNDDVDLLKVARNVGTPSRINCGSCHFYGGGGDKVKHGDLDSSMGSPSLDLDVHMSPDGQDMSCQGCHEAKDHQIKGNALVVSPSGFNHLDCSACHDGVPHSEGRLNKHISRVACQTCHIPSFAREFPTKVFWDWSTAGEDRDPETDANGMPTYQKKKGSFRWAKNIVPAYAWYNGQAGVYTLGDKIDPEEVTSLSWPIGKKKDKDSKIFPFKVMEGRQQYDLKNKTLIVPKLFGKGGYWKTYDWNQTARLGMEAVGQPYSGEYGWTNTVMYWKINHMVAPAEDSLDCLDCHGDEGRMDWKALGYKKDPMN; encoded by the coding sequence ATGTACACAAAAATAGTACGAACCGTTTCGGTACTGGCCGTATTATCGGTTCTCCTCGTACCGGCAGCAGGCTGGGCAGCCTACGATCACAGCAAGATCGAAGGCCCCTTTGCCAGCGGCCCTGAGGTGACCAAGGCATGCCTCCAGTGCCACGATGATCAGGCCATGGATGTCATGAAGACATCCCACTGGACCTGGACCGTTAAGCAGAAGATCGAAGGCAGCGGCACCGTGGACAGAGGGAAGAAGAACGTCATCAATAACTTCTGCGTCGCGGTGACCTCCAACGAACCCCGATGCACCAGCTGTCACATCGGATACGGCTGGAAGGACGCTTCTTTCGACTTCACCGACAAAACAAGGGTGGACTGCCTCGTGTGCCACGACACTACCGGCAGCTACAAGAAAAACCCCATGGGCGCAGGCATGCCCAATGACGACGTGGATCTGCTTAAGGTAGCCCGGAACGTTGGCACCCCATCACGGATCAATTGCGGATCCTGCCACTTCTACGGCGGCGGCGGTGACAAGGTCAAGCATGGGGATCTGGACAGCTCCATGGGCAGCCCCTCCCTGGATCTGGATGTTCACATGTCTCCTGATGGGCAGGACATGAGCTGTCAGGGCTGCCACGAAGCTAAAGACCATCAGATCAAGGGCAACGCCCTGGTGGTTTCCCCCAGCGGTTTCAACCACCTGGACTGCTCCGCCTGTCACGATGGGGTACCCCACAGTGAAGGTCGCCTCAACAAACACATTTCCAGGGTGGCTTGCCAGACCTGTCACATACCCAGCTTTGCCCGAGAGTTCCCCACCAAGGTATTCTGGGACTGGTCAACAGCCGGCGAGGACAGGGATCCTGAAACCGACGCCAACGGCATGCCCACATATCAAAAGAAGAAGGGCAGCTTCCGCTGGGCTAAAAACATCGTGCCCGCCTATGCCTGGTATAATGGACAGGCTGGGGTCTACACCCTGGGCGACAAGATCGATCCCGAAGAGGTTACCTCTCTAAGCTGGCCCATCGGGAAAAAGAAGGATAAGGACTCAAAGATCTTCCCCTTCAAGGTCATGGAAGGACGCCAGCAGTACGACCTCAAGAACAAGACCCTCATCGTTCCCAAACTGTTCGGCAAGGGCGGTTACTGGAAGACCTACGACTGGAACCAGACCGCCAGGCTGGGCATGGAAGCCGTAGGACAGCCCTATAGCGGCGAGTACGGCTGGACCAATACGGTCATGTACTGGAAGATCAATCACATGGTAGCGCCAGCTGAAGATTCACTGGATTGTCTTGATTGTCACGGTGACGAGGGACGGATGGACTGGAAGGCCCTCGGTTACAAAAAGGACCCCATGAACTGA
- a CDS encoding winged helix-turn-helix domain-containing protein, translating to MPEFKLEELRNIQAEACKTFGNPKRLLILESIWDKKITYKKLLEITELDKVTLTQQTSFMRRKGIIKGERTSEGLVFSVSNPKILAAFGLMREVVIDKIKKDSELLSLVTK from the coding sequence ATGCCCGAGTTCAAGTTGGAAGAGCTGAGAAATATTCAGGCCGAAGCCTGTAAAACCTTCGGTAACCCCAAGCGGCTCCTCATACTGGAATCGATCTGGGACAAGAAAATAACTTACAAGAAACTTCTTGAGATAACCGAACTGGACAAGGTCACCCTTACTCAGCAGACCTCCTTCATGCGCCGTAAAGGCATCATTAAAGGAGAACGCACATCTGAAGGTCTGGTCTTTTCGGTGTCAAACCCTAAAATTCTAGCGGCTTTCGGGCTTATGCGTGAAGTCGTGATCGACAAGATAAAGAAGGACAGCGAACTTCTGTCCCTTGTAACAAAGTAA
- a CDS encoding fibronectin type III domain-containing protein, protein MKTEIARKNCRLKALITGTLIFLVSLSLMGCGDVASVGGIDTGGGGTNSLMLSWAAPTTNEDGSPLDDLAGYKLHYGTQPGQYTQVVTVGSYTTAEIGDLGTGTYYLTVTAYDIYGNESDFSNEINYTFN, encoded by the coding sequence ATGAAAACGGAGATCGCCAGAAAAAATTGCAGGTTAAAAGCTCTGATCACAGGTACGCTGATATTCCTTGTCAGCCTGTCCCTCATGGGCTGCGGCGATGTGGCCAGTGTTGGGGGTATCGATACCGGAGGTGGGGGGACAAACAGCCTCATGCTCAGCTGGGCAGCTCCCACCACCAACGAGGATGGCAGTCCCCTTGATGATCTGGCCGGGTACAAACTTCACTACGGGACACAGCCTGGACAGTATACCCAGGTTGTCACGGTTGGTTCCTATACGACGGCGGAGATCGGTGATCTTGGAACCGGGACCTATTATCTCACTGTCACGGCTTACGACATTTACGGCAACGAGAGCGACTTTTCCAACGAGATCAACTACACCTTCAATTAA